In one window of Prevotella sp. E13-17 DNA:
- the porU gene encoding type IX secretion system sortase PorU, with product MKKRIVIMICCVLAGMVTTSAQDFYNLTAAEVKIDSVLPFFSRVYDLDAHYADSAYSVTIAYPEFIDMSEADIERYHKISSSPLPELPIIEQYIGVSRKQASLHVGFVPLVYRDGKYQKLVSFKLKLQATPVNKRHAMMRSATEKRYADHSVLASGQWAKISVPETGIYQITDALVRQAGFSDINKVKVYGYGGALQPDVLTGDYLMSTDDLKEVPQCIVNGKRLFHAIGPVGWRSATATERTRNFYVDYGCYFLTQTDDAPITVDSLTFADSFYPTTNDFHTLHEIDNFAWYHSGRNLSESTLLTTSGVSYELPSHTTSAQLTVKLTSDNVFEVEVLLNGASVGVITNTSELPSYTKAMELTKIFALDGILKETNNLTLRLKYGAAVRLDYLCLTHPTPVAMPSLTHTSFKAPSFVYRITNQDHHADQPADMVIIIPTSQKVLSQALRLKELHESKDDMRVTIVPADELYNEFSSGTPDGNAYRRYLKMLYDRAETEADAPRYLLLFGDGAWDNRMLSLGWRSYSADDFLLCHEGENSFSETDSYVSDDYFCLLDDGEGARLTVSDMVDVGVGRLTARTEEDAKVMVDKIVSYRNNEMAGSWQNTLCFLGDDGNDNDHMRAAESAATAVEKSYPNYQIKRIYWDAYPRVASSTGYSYPEVESVVKQQMKDGALVMDYCGHGAAYCLSHEMVLQRADFEQQTSLRLPLWITASCDIMPFDSQEENIGETAMLNPKGGAIAFFGTTRTVWSNANREVNRAFLNNALASTNGQRNTLGDAVRLTKNEVWNTAYPYNKLHYTLLGDPALSLATPTGEIVVDSINDKAVADGVVTLKAGERVVVRGHVVNPESSNNATANSKIIDTQFNGVVSMMVRDVEESIICRQNSESDTYSAFVFQDRPNVLYVGSDSVRSGRFTISFAMPSDISYGEDKGLINLYAYSDNGQEVHGRNDSFMMTGNANLANDGIGPSIYCYLNNSSFTNGDAVNTTPYFFAEITDKDGINASGSGLGHDLELIIDNEPMKTYRLNDYFHYAFGEYTSGTVGYSIPALSEGPHTLLFRAWDVLNNASTSELKFNVVKGLEPQCFSVMCTKNPATTSTSFIVSHDRTGSNMDVLVEVFDMSGRLLWSHSENGVSTDNTYTVNWNLTVEGGSKLQTGVYLYRVLIGTEGSRKASQANKLIILRQ from the coding sequence ATGAAGAAACGAATCGTCATCATGATTTGCTGCGTGCTGGCAGGGATGGTAACCACCTCTGCGCAAGACTTTTATAACTTAACGGCAGCTGAGGTCAAGATTGATTCGGTTCTTCCTTTTTTTTCACGCGTCTATGATTTAGATGCTCATTATGCAGACTCAGCTTATAGCGTCACGATAGCTTATCCAGAATTTATCGATATGTCTGAAGCTGATATCGAACGCTATCACAAGATTTCATCATCCCCTCTGCCAGAACTGCCCATCATAGAACAGTATATTGGCGTCTCTCGTAAACAAGCATCGCTGCATGTGGGCTTTGTACCGCTGGTCTATCGAGATGGTAAGTATCAGAAGCTTGTCAGCTTTAAGTTGAAGTTGCAGGCCACTCCTGTCAACAAGCGTCATGCCATGATGCGCAGCGCTACGGAAAAACGCTATGCAGACCATTCAGTCTTGGCATCGGGACAATGGGCAAAAATCAGTGTTCCCGAGACGGGCATCTATCAGATAACTGACGCACTGGTTCGTCAGGCAGGCTTTAGTGATATTAATAAGGTAAAGGTCTATGGCTATGGAGGCGCTCTTCAGCCCGACGTTTTGACTGGCGATTATCTGATGTCAACTGATGATTTGAAGGAAGTGCCACAATGCATCGTGAATGGCAAGCGGTTGTTTCATGCCATTGGGCCAGTGGGGTGGAGAAGTGCCACTGCCACAGAGCGCACTCGCAACTTCTATGTTGACTACGGCTGCTATTTCCTGACACAGACAGATGACGCACCGATCACCGTAGATAGCCTTACCTTCGCTGATAGTTTCTATCCCACCACAAATGATTTTCACACGCTTCATGAAATAGATAACTTTGCATGGTATCATAGTGGCCGCAATCTGTCTGAAAGTACACTCTTGACGACTTCGGGCGTCAGTTATGAGTTGCCATCACACACCACAAGCGCACAACTGACTGTAAAGCTGACCAGCGATAATGTCTTCGAAGTAGAAGTGCTGTTAAATGGGGCTTCGGTTGGTGTGATAACTAATACCTCAGAACTTCCATCCTATACTAAGGCCATGGAACTAACCAAGATCTTTGCGCTTGATGGCATTTTGAAGGAGACTAATAACTTGACGCTGAGACTTAAGTATGGTGCTGCGGTACGTCTGGATTATCTATGCCTGACACATCCCACCCCTGTGGCAATGCCCAGTTTGACCCATACGTCTTTTAAGGCCCCCAGTTTCGTTTATCGGATTACGAATCAGGACCACCATGCCGATCAACCTGCCGACATGGTTATCATTATTCCAACCAGCCAGAAAGTCCTGTCGCAGGCATTGCGTCTGAAAGAGTTGCATGAATCAAAAGATGACATGCGAGTAACAATAGTTCCTGCCGATGAACTGTATAATGAGTTCTCAAGCGGAACACCCGATGGCAATGCCTATCGTCGCTATCTGAAGATGCTGTACGACCGTGCCGAAACTGAGGCAGATGCACCCCGCTATCTGTTGCTTTTTGGTGATGGTGCGTGGGATAACCGTATGCTTAGCTTAGGTTGGCGAAGCTATTCTGCCGACGATTTCCTGTTGTGTCACGAGGGTGAAAACTCCTTTAGTGAGACAGATAGCTATGTTTCGGATGACTATTTCTGTCTGCTCGATGACGGTGAGGGAGCAAGGCTCACCGTGAGCGATATGGTCGATGTGGGTGTCGGCCGTCTGACGGCGCGCACAGAGGAAGATGCGAAGGTGATGGTTGATAAGATTGTGAGCTACCGTAACAACGAGATGGCTGGTTCATGGCAGAATACCCTTTGTTTTCTGGGTGACGATGGCAATGACAATGACCACATGCGAGCTGCAGAGTCGGCTGCCACTGCTGTCGAGAAGTCTTATCCCAACTACCAGATAAAGCGCATCTATTGGGACGCTTATCCACGTGTGGCTTCTTCTACTGGCTACAGCTATCCAGAAGTAGAAAGTGTTGTCAAGCAACAGATGAAGGATGGCGCCTTGGTTATGGACTATTGTGGACATGGTGCAGCCTACTGTCTCTCTCACGAAATGGTGTTACAGCGTGCTGACTTCGAGCAGCAGACATCCTTGCGCCTTCCGCTTTGGATTACCGCCTCGTGCGATATTATGCCCTTCGATTCGCAAGAAGAGAATATCGGAGAAACAGCGATGCTGAACCCGAAAGGTGGTGCTATTGCCTTTTTCGGCACCACACGTACGGTGTGGTCTAATGCCAACAGAGAGGTGAACAGGGCTTTCTTGAATAATGCGCTTGCGTCAACCAATGGACAAAGGAATACCCTTGGTGATGCGGTGCGTCTGACCAAGAATGAAGTATGGAATACTGCATATCCATATAATAAACTACATTATACGTTGTTGGGCGATCCAGCGTTGAGCCTGGCAACTCCAACTGGCGAGATTGTGGTGGACAGCATCAATGATAAGGCTGTTGCCGATGGTGTCGTAACATTAAAAGCAGGAGAAAGGGTGGTTGTCAGAGGCCATGTGGTGAATCCAGAATCATCCAATAACGCTACGGCCAATTCCAAAATCATTGATACACAGTTCAATGGTGTCGTCAGTATGATGGTCAGAGATGTTGAGGAATCAATCATCTGTCGTCAAAACAGTGAAAGCGACACCTACTCTGCATTTGTGTTTCAAGATCGTCCCAACGTCCTGTATGTTGGTTCAGATAGTGTCCGTAGCGGACGTTTCACCATCTCTTTCGCAATGCCGAGCGACATCAGCTATGGCGAAGATAAAGGACTCATCAACCTCTATGCGTATAGTGACAATGGTCAAGAAGTGCATGGTCGCAACGACTCGTTTATGATGACAGGCAATGCGAATCTGGCAAACGATGGTATAGGACCGTCCATCTATTGCTATCTGAACAACAGCTCGTTTACTAATGGCGATGCCGTTAATACCACACCTTACTTCTTTGCCGAGATAACGGACAAGGATGGCATCAACGCATCAGGCAGTGGCTTGGGCCATGATCTGGAGTTGATCATAGACAATGAGCCCATGAAGACCTATCGGTTGAACGACTATTTCCATTATGCTTTTGGAGAATACACCAGTGGCACCGTTGGTTACAGCATACCCGCGCTCAGCGAAGGTCCTCACACGCTGCTCTTCCGTGCATGGGATGTGCTCAACAATGCTTCTACGTCCGAACTGAAGTTTAATGTTGTCAAAGGTCTTGAACCTCAGTGCTTCAGTGTGATGTGCACCAAGAACCCAGCCACCACCTCTACCTCGTTTATTGTCAGTCACGATCGCACCGGCAGCAATATGGATGTGCTTGTCGAAGTCTTCGACATGTCTGGTCGCCTGTTGTGGTCGCACAGCGAGAACGGCGTATCTACCGACAATACCTATACGGTCAACTGGAACCTGACGGTTGAAGGCGGCAGCAAGTTGCAGACCGGTGTGTACCTCTATCGGGTGCTTATCGGGACTGAAGGTAGTCGTAAAGCCTCTCAAGCAAATAAATTGATTATACTTAGACAATAA
- the rplM gene encoding 50S ribosomal protein L13, whose protein sequence is MNTLSYKTVSVNKETAKKEWVVIDATDQVVGRLASKVAKLIRGKYKPSFTPHVDCGDNVIIINAAKVRFTGNKETDKVYTRYTGYPGGQRFNTPAELRKRPNGVDCIIRHAVKGMLPKGPLGRSLLNNLYVYEGTEHKHEAQQPKAIDINQYK, encoded by the coding sequence ATGAACACTTTAAGTTACAAGACCGTCTCTGTTAATAAAGAGACTGCCAAGAAGGAGTGGGTAGTTATCGACGCTACTGATCAAGTAGTGGGACGTCTCGCTTCTAAGGTCGCAAAGCTGATTCGTGGCAAGTATAAGCCCAGCTTCACCCCACACGTAGATTGTGGCGACAACGTTATTATTATCAATGCTGCCAAGGTACGTTTCACCGGCAACAAAGAAACCGACAAGGTTTACACTCGTTATACTGGCTATCCTGGTGGTCAGCGTTTCAATACACCTGCTGAGCTGCGCAAGCGCCCCAATGGTGTTGATTGCATTATCCGCCATGCAGTAAAGGGTATGCTGCCCAAGGGTCCCCTCGGTCGCAGTCTGCTGAACAACCTCTATGTGTACGAGGGAACAGAGCATAAGCACGAGGCACAGCAGCCAAAGGCTATTGATATTAACCAGTATAAATAA
- the porV gene encoding type IX secretion system outer membrane channel protein PorV produces the protein MNKIMMKPLLTVFCALMSVAPMQAEDYKTTTFNPVEHAVISQTIAPDARAAGMGDVGAATDPDVNSQYWNLAKYPFCISRSGIALNYTPWLRQLVNDIDLAYVAGYYRVGEYGALSGSLRYFSLGEVYTDYDTENAMTVKPYEMSFDAAYSQMLSETFSLGVGLRWIYSDLRYDYSDDSKPASAFAADIAMYYNNYLMLGNRECQLGLGLVASNIGSKISYYGDDESQFIPANLRLGASLMIPFDEYNRFSIAADANKLMVPTVPRQMVDEDNSTYQDRVRKEYSDVGAIKGMFQSFSDAPGGFKEELEEVQWSVGAEYVYHDQFALRAGYHHESESKGNRKYFTVGGGFRMNVFSLDVGYVISTAQSNPLDQTLRFTLAFDMDGLKDLFK, from the coding sequence ATGAACAAGATTATGATGAAACCACTGTTGACAGTCTTCTGCGCCCTGATGTCTGTTGCTCCCATGCAGGCAGAAGACTATAAGACCACGACGTTCAACCCCGTTGAACATGCAGTTATCTCGCAGACCATCGCTCCCGATGCCCGTGCTGCTGGTATGGGTGATGTCGGTGCTGCTACCGATCCCGATGTTAACTCTCAGTATTGGAACCTTGCTAAGTATCCTTTTTGCATCAGTCGTTCGGGCATCGCTTTGAACTACACCCCCTGGTTGCGCCAGCTGGTCAACGATATCGACCTGGCCTATGTAGCTGGTTACTATCGTGTGGGTGAATATGGCGCCTTGTCAGGTTCGTTGCGCTATTTCTCTCTGGGTGAAGTCTATACCGATTACGACACAGAGAACGCCATGACCGTGAAGCCATACGAGATGTCGTTTGATGCGGCCTACTCGCAGATGTTGAGCGAAACATTCTCACTTGGTGTCGGACTGCGTTGGATATACAGCGATTTGCGTTATGACTATAGCGATGACTCTAAGCCGGCATCAGCCTTTGCTGCCGATATTGCTATGTACTACAACAACTACCTCATGCTGGGCAACCGTGAATGTCAGCTGGGTTTGGGTCTGGTGGCCAGCAACATCGGTTCAAAGATTTCCTATTATGGCGACGACGAGAGTCAGTTTATTCCTGCCAACCTGCGTTTGGGAGCCTCTCTGATGATTCCCTTCGATGAGTACAATCGTTTTTCCATTGCCGCTGATGCCAACAAGCTGATGGTCCCCACCGTGCCACGTCAGATGGTGGATGAAGACAACTCCACCTATCAAGACCGTGTGCGCAAGGAATATTCTGACGTAGGAGCTATCAAGGGTATGTTCCAGAGCTTCAGTGACGCCCCTGGCGGTTTCAAGGAAGAGCTTGAAGAAGTGCAGTGGAGTGTTGGTGCCGAGTATGTCTATCATGATCAGTTTGCGCTGCGTGCCGGTTATCACCATGAGTCCGAGTCCAAGGGCAACCGTAAGTACTTCACTGTCGGTGGCGGCTTCCGCATGAATGTATTCTCTCTTGATGTGGGCTATGTCATCTCTACCGCTCAGTCAAATCCCCTTGACCAAACCCTTCGTTTCACCTTGGCCTTCGATATGGACGGCCTAAAAGACTTGTTCAAATGA
- the ispF gene encoding 2-C-methyl-D-erythritol 2,4-cyclodiphosphate synthase: MTNIRVGMGYDVHQLVEGRDLWMGGIKLDHTLGLLGHSDADVLIHAICDAILGAANMRDIGYHFPDTSAETDGMDSKIILKKTIELIATKGYCLVNIDATICAEKPKMNPHIPAMQQCMAQIIGCDVDQISIKATTTEKLGFTGRQEGIAAYAVALIERIS; the protein is encoded by the coding sequence ATGACAAACATCCGAGTAGGAATGGGCTATGATGTCCATCAGTTAGTAGAAGGTCGTGATCTCTGGATGGGCGGCATCAAGTTAGACCACACCCTGGGGCTTCTCGGTCATAGTGATGCAGATGTGTTGATTCATGCCATTTGCGATGCCATCCTTGGTGCAGCCAATATGCGCGACATTGGTTATCACTTTCCCGATACATCGGCCGAGACCGACGGCATGGACAGTAAGATTATCCTCAAGAAAACCATCGAGTTGATAGCCACTAAAGGTTATTGCTTGGTCAATATTGATGCCACTATCTGTGCCGAGAAACCCAAGATGAATCCTCATATACCCGCCATGCAGCAGTGTATGGCGCAGATTATTGGTTGCGATGTCGATCAAATATCCATTAAGGCAACAACAACAGAAAAGCTTGGTTTTACGGGCCGTCAAGAAGGAATTGCGGCTTATGCTGTTGCCCTAATTGAGCGTATCTCATAA
- the rpsB gene encoding 30S ribosomal protein S2, which translates to MARTNFDMLLQAGCHFGHLKRKWNPAMAPYIYTERNGIHIIDLHKTVVKVDEAAEALKNIARSGKKILFVGTKKQTKEVIAEKAASVNMPYVIERWPGGMLTNFPTIRKAVKKMANIDKLMQDGTYGNLSKRELLQITRQRAKLEKNLGSIADLTRLPSALFVVDVMKEHIAVAEANRLGIPVFGIVDTNSDPKNIDFVIPANDDAKDSVEVILNACCAAIAEGVEERKVEKADEKAADAQAEAAAEEAKPKRTRRARKDEAAEAPAAEEAPAAE; encoded by the coding sequence ATGGCAAGAACAAATTTTGATATGCTGTTGCAGGCTGGCTGTCACTTCGGTCACCTGAAGCGTAAGTGGAACCCCGCCATGGCTCCCTACATCTACACTGAGCGTAATGGTATTCACATCATTGACCTCCACAAGACTGTTGTTAAGGTTGATGAGGCAGCAGAAGCTCTGAAGAACATTGCTCGCAGTGGTAAGAAAATCCTCTTCGTAGGTACTAAAAAACAGACTAAAGAAGTTATCGCCGAGAAGGCAGCAAGCGTTAACATGCCTTATGTTATTGAGCGTTGGCCCGGTGGTATGCTGACCAACTTCCCCACCATCCGCAAGGCTGTGAAGAAGATGGCTAATATTGATAAGCTCATGCAGGACGGTACCTATGGTAACCTGTCTAAGCGCGAGCTGCTGCAGATTACTCGTCAGCGCGCTAAGCTGGAGAAGAACCTCGGTTCTATCGCTGACCTGACTCGTCTGCCAAGCGCCCTGTTCGTTGTTGACGTTATGAAGGAGCACATTGCTGTTGCCGAGGCTAACCGTCTGGGTATCCCCGTATTCGGTATCGTTGATACCAACAGCGATCCTAAGAACATCGACTTCGTGATCCCTGCTAACGATGATGCAAAGGATAGTGTAGAGGTTATCCTCAACGCTTGCTGCGCTGCCATCGCTGAGGGTGTCGAGGAGCGTAAGGTTGAGAAGGCCGACGAGAAAGCTGCTGATGCTCAGGCAGAGGCTGCTGCTGAGGAGGCTAAGCCTAAGCGCACACGTCGTGCTCGTAAGGATGAGGCTGCTGAGGCTCCTGCCGCAGAAGAGGCTCCCGCTGCTGAGTAA
- the argS gene encoding arginine--tRNA ligase, whose protein sequence is MNIETLISQAAGQAVKALYGMEASEKMLQLQKTRSEFEGNLTLVVFPFVKAAKKSPEQTAQEIGQYLVDNCSAVEKFNVVKGFLNLSIGEGAWLQLLQAIDGDDHFGMKQADENAPLVMIEYSSPNTNKPLHLGHVRNNLLGWSLAQIMEANGNKVVKTNIVNDRGIHICKSMLAWLKYGNGETPESSGKKGDHLIGDYYVAFDKHYREEVKDLVAKGMDEEKAKQEAPLIKEAHEMLVKWENNDPEVRALWEKMNNWVYAGFDETYKKMGVGFDKIYYESQTYLKGKAKVEEGLAKGLFERHEDNSVWADLTNEGLDQKLLLRSDGTSVYMTQDIGTAEMRFQDFPIDKMIYVVGNEQNYHFQVLSILLDRLGFKWGKELVHFSYGMVELPNGKMKSREGTVVDADDLMQLMVDDAYKTSMELGKFDDMTEEERREIARIVGMGALKYFILKVDARKNMLFNPEESIDFNGNTGPFIQYTYARIRSILRKAEAEGLKPACAAAQLAEKEVELIQKMSEFGAAVEQAGKDYSPSGIANYCYELTKVFNQFYHDFSILNEPDEQKKAVRLMLAKNVAKIIKNGMSLLGIEVPERM, encoded by the coding sequence ATGAATATCGAGACACTGATAAGTCAAGCCGCAGGCCAGGCCGTCAAGGCACTCTACGGCATGGAGGCAAGCGAAAAGATGTTGCAGCTGCAGAAGACACGCAGCGAGTTTGAGGGTAACCTGACACTGGTTGTTTTCCCCTTTGTGAAAGCAGCCAAGAAATCACCTGAGCAGACAGCCCAAGAGATTGGACAGTATCTGGTTGACAACTGTTCGGCCGTTGAGAAGTTCAACGTCGTAAAGGGCTTCTTGAACCTGAGCATCGGCGAGGGCGCATGGCTGCAACTGCTGCAAGCCATCGACGGCGATGACCACTTTGGCATGAAGCAAGCCGACGAGAATGCTCCCTTGGTTATGATTGAATATTCTTCACCCAACACCAACAAGCCCCTCCACTTGGGTCACGTGCGCAACAACCTGCTGGGTTGGTCGCTGGCTCAGATCATGGAGGCCAACGGCAACAAGGTGGTGAAGACCAACATTGTCAACGACCGCGGTATTCATATCTGTAAGTCAATGCTCGCATGGTTGAAATATGGCAATGGCGAGACTCCCGAGTCGTCTGGCAAGAAGGGCGACCACCTCATCGGCGACTACTACGTGGCTTTCGACAAGCACTACCGCGAAGAGGTTAAAGATCTCGTGGCTAAGGGCATGGACGAAGAGAAAGCCAAGCAGGAAGCGCCCCTCATCAAGGAGGCTCACGAGATGCTGGTGAAATGGGAGAACAACGACCCTGAGGTTCGTGCACTGTGGGAGAAGATGAACAACTGGGTATATGCCGGTTTCGACGAGACTTACAAGAAAATGGGTGTTGGTTTTGACAAGATCTACTATGAGTCGCAAACCTACCTCAAGGGCAAGGCTAAGGTCGAAGAAGGACTCGCCAAAGGACTCTTCGAGCGCCACGAGGACAACTCCGTATGGGCTGACCTGACCAACGAGGGACTGGACCAGAAGCTGCTGCTCCGCTCCGACGGCACCAGCGTCTATATGACACAGGACATCGGTACGGCCGAGATGCGCTTCCAGGATTTCCCCATCGACAAAATGATCTACGTGGTAGGCAACGAGCAGAACTATCACTTCCAGGTGCTCTCTATCCTGCTCGACCGTCTCGGCTTCAAGTGGGGCAAGGAACTGGTACACTTCTCTTACGGCATGGTGGAACTACCCAACGGAAAGATGAAGAGCCGCGAGGGTACGGTGGTTGATGCCGACGACCTGATGCAGCTGATGGTGGATGATGCCTACAAGACCTCTATGGAACTGGGCAAGTTCGACGATATGACCGAGGAGGAGCGCCGCGAGATTGCCCGCATCGTGGGTATGGGCGCTTTGAAGTACTTCATCCTGAAGGTTGACGCCCGTAAAAACATGTTGTTCAACCCCGAGGAGAGTATTGACTTCAACGGCAACACCGGGCCTTTCATCCAATATACATACGCTCGTATCCGCAGCATTCTGCGTAAGGCAGAGGCTGAAGGCTTAAAGCCAGCATGTGCTGCCGCACAACTGGCAGAGAAGGAGGTTGAGCTCATCCAGAAGATGTCTGAGTTTGGCGCTGCCGTAGAGCAGGCTGGCAAGGACTACAGCCCCTCTGGCATTGCCAACTACTGCTACGAGCTGACCAAGGTCTTCAACCAGTTCTACCATGACTTCTCTATCCTCAACGAGCCCGATGAACAGAAAAAAGCCGTACGCTTGATGCTGGCCAAGAACGTTGCTAAGATCATCAAGAACGGCATGAGTCTGCTGGGTATTGAAGTTCCTGAAAGAATGTAA
- the rpsI gene encoding 30S ribosomal protein S9 — MEVINAIGRRKSSVARVYLSEGTGKITINKKDLTEYFPSAILQYVVKQPLNLLEVAEKYDIKANLDGGGFTGQSQALRLAIARALVKVNAEDKKTLRSQGFLTRDSREVERKKPGRPKARRRFQFSKR, encoded by the coding sequence ATGGAAGTAATTAACGCTATAGGTCGTCGCAAGAGCTCGGTAGCTCGCGTTTATCTGTCAGAGGGTACTGGCAAGATCACGATCAATAAGAAGGATTTAACCGAATATTTCCCCTCAGCTATTCTGCAGTACGTTGTTAAGCAGCCCCTGAATCTGCTGGAAGTTGCTGAGAAGTATGACATTAAGGCAAACCTCGACGGTGGTGGTTTCACTGGCCAGAGCCAGGCTCTGCGTCTTGCTATTGCTCGCGCACTCGTTAAGGTGAATGCTGAGGACAAGAAGACACTGCGCAGTCAGGGCTTCCTGACACGTGATAGCCGTGAGGTTGAGCGTAAGAAGCCAGGTCGTCCCAAGGCACGTCGTCGCTTCCAGTTCAGTAAGCGTTAA
- the tsf gene encoding translation elongation factor Ts, whose protein sequence is MAISIDDIKKLRAMTGAGLADVKKALTEAEGDFDRAKELLRERGLAIAAKRSDRETSNGCVLVKKVGNFAAIIALKCETDFVANGADFIALTQAVLDAAIAAQAKTLDEVKELTLADGQKVQDAVTQRSGITGEKMELDGYLTLEGDNIEVYDHMGKHTLCTMVQTNKENAEAGHKVAMQVAAMKPVALNADQVDQKILDEEYNTAVEKTKLEQVEKYVEVVLKKAGINPNLVDSEDHIASNINKGWLTEEQAKEARELKEKAAAEKAASLNPNMIENIAKGRVQKFLKENCLVDQEFQFGDGDKATVAQWLKTQDKELEIVAFRRFTLVAE, encoded by the coding sequence ATGGCAATTTCAATTGACGATATCAAGAAGCTTCGCGCTATGACTGGTGCTGGTCTGGCTGATGTTAAAAAGGCTCTGACCGAGGCAGAAGGTGATTTCGATCGCGCTAAGGAACTGCTTCGTGAGCGTGGCCTGGCTATCGCTGCAAAGCGTTCAGACCGTGAGACCTCTAATGGTTGCGTGCTCGTTAAGAAGGTAGGTAACTTCGCTGCTATTATCGCCCTGAAGTGTGAGACTGACTTCGTTGCTAATGGTGCTGACTTCATCGCTTTGACACAGGCTGTCCTCGATGCTGCTATCGCAGCTCAGGCTAAGACTCTGGACGAGGTGAAAGAGCTGACCTTGGCTGATGGTCAGAAGGTTCAGGATGCTGTTACACAGCGTTCTGGTATCACTGGTGAGAAGATGGAGCTTGATGGCTACCTGACTCTTGAGGGTGACAATATTGAGGTTTACGATCACATGGGTAAGCACACACTGTGCACCATGGTTCAGACCAACAAGGAGAATGCAGAGGCTGGCCACAAGGTTGCAATGCAGGTTGCAGCTATGAAGCCCGTTGCTCTGAATGCTGATCAGGTTGACCAGAAGATACTTGACGAGGAGTATAACACTGCTGTTGAGAAGACTAAGCTGGAGCAGGTTGAGAAGTATGTAGAGGTTGTTCTGAAGAAAGCAGGTATCAACCCCAATCTCGTTGACAGCGAGGATCATATCGCAAGCAACATCAACAAGGGTTGGCTCACCGAGGAGCAGGCTAAGGAAGCTCGCGAGTTGAAGGAGAAGGCTGCTGCTGAGAAGGCTGCTTCGCTGAATCCTAACATGATCGAGAACATCGCTAAGGGTCGTGTTCAGAAGTTCCTGAAGGAGAACTGCCTGGTTGACCAGGAGTTCCAGTTCGGTGACGGCGACAAGGCTACTGTTGCACAGTGGCTGAAGACTCAGGATAAGGAACTCGAGATTGTTGCTTTCCGTCGCTTCACACTCGTTGCTGAGTAA
- a CDS encoding fumarylacetoacetate hydrolase family protein, producing the protein MKIFGVGMNYIQHNKELDGALYKPEHPVIFTKADSALLKDRKPFFIPDWCQRVDYEAEVVVRICRLGKGIPARFAHRYYDAVTVGIDFTARDMQEEARKLGNPWTICKGFDGSAAIGEWVEKEKFRDVQALDFHLDINGQTVQVGNTCEMLYKIDELIAYLSQFFTLKTGDLLYTGTPVGVGPVKIDDHLEGFLEDRKVLDFTCK; encoded by the coding sequence ATGAAGATTTTTGGAGTAGGAATGAACTACATCCAGCACAATAAAGAGTTGGATGGAGCGTTATATAAACCAGAGCATCCTGTGATTTTTACAAAGGCCGATTCTGCTTTGTTGAAGGACAGAAAACCCTTCTTTATTCCAGACTGGTGCCAACGAGTAGATTACGAGGCTGAGGTGGTGGTGCGCATCTGCCGCTTAGGAAAAGGGATTCCTGCGCGTTTTGCCCATCGCTATTATGATGCGGTGACGGTAGGTATTGATTTTACCGCTCGTGATATGCAGGAAGAAGCTCGCAAGTTGGGTAATCCGTGGACTATCTGTAAAGGTTTTGATGGTAGTGCTGCCATTGGCGAGTGGGTTGAAAAGGAGAAATTTCGCGATGTTCAGGCTTTGGATTTCCATCTTGACATCAACGGACAGACTGTGCAAGTAGGAAACACCTGTGAGATGCTCTATAAGATAGACGAACTGATTGCGTATCTCTCACAGTTCTTTACGCTGAAAACCGGCGACTTGCTTTATACCGGTACCCCCGTAGGTGTAGGACCTGTGAAGATTGACGACCACCTGGAGGGATTCCTGGAAGACCGAAAAGTGTTAGACTTTACATGTAAATAA